Part of the Rhizobium sp. WYJ-E13 genome is shown below.
CGATCGCGGCCGGGAGGCGGAATCTGAAAGAGGTTGACGATAAGAATGACGGCCCCGACGCCCACCACAAAGGTCAGCCAGATGATCGCGAAGAACTTCCAGAAAAGCCGGGGCATGGTCAGTCCACGAGAAGTTGATAGCCCTGGCCGCGAACGGACTGGATCCAGGATTGCCCGTCCTCCCTCAATCCGAGCTTCTGGCGAACGCTACTGATATGGACGTCGATCCGGCGATCGAACGGCGTGAGCGGCTTGCCGAAGGCCCGCTTCGAAATATCCTGCTTCGACACCAGCTGGCCGGCGCTGCGGGCGAGAACTTCCAACAGGCTGAACTCGGTGCCGGTCAGCTCCAAAGTCGCACCGCGCCATTCGGCGCTTCTGCTGCCGGAATGGATCACGAGCTGCCCTGCCCTTACGGTGTCGGCCGACACCTCTGTTGCCCGCTGACCCGCGCGTCGCAGAATGGCGCGCAGCCTCGCCGCAAGCTCGCCCGGCGAGCAGGGCTTCGGCACATAGTCGTCGGCGCCGAGATTGAGACCGGATATCCGATCGACATCATCACCTCTTGCCGTCAGCATCAGGACGGGGACCTGGCTCAGCTTCCTGACCCTCTGCAGGACTTCGATCCCGTTCATGCGGGGCATCATGATGTCGAGCACGATGATGTCGACCGTATTGCCGGCAGCGGCAGCAATGGCGGCGCGGCCGTCCGTGTCCGTTACGACGTCATATCCTTCCTCGACCAGATATTCCTGCAGAAGCGTCGTCAGCTCGGCATCGTCATCGATGAGGAGAACCTTGTTCATTCGCGTTTCCATTATCAATTTCGACAAGCCATACAGCACGAATACCGTCGTGCGGCCAGGTTTTACCCAACTTAACACGAACTTGACCGCACTTAACGTTCGCCCCGTTACTTATCCTGCCATGACATCGACGCGCGCCAAGACCCGCTTGCCATGCATGAACGGCAATCCTTCGTCGAATTGGCGCCGATCGGGAAAAGGCGCCGATACCTTGACGACAAGGAATGCATCGTTGAGAAGAACCTCCAGACTATTGGCCTCCGCCTTCGTTGCGATGGCGCTGTTCTCTCCCCTCCGCAACGCCATGGCGCAACAGGCCGCGGCAACCGCCCTCACCGTCTCTTTGACGGCGCCGGCTCAGCGGGACTGGCCTGAGACCGTTCCCGCGAGCGGGTGGCTGAAACCATGGCAGGAAGCGGTCATCGCCTCCGAGACGAGCGGGCTGCGCATCACCGATGTTCTGGTCGATGTCGGTTCCGTGGTCACCAAGGGCCAGACGCTCGTCCGGCTTTCCCAAGAGAGCGTGCTCGCCGATCTTCGCAAGCAGGAGGCCGCCGTCGCGACCGCCAAGGCGAGCCTCTCGAAGGCCAAGGCCAATGCCGACCGGGCGCGGCAGCTCCAGCCTTCAGGGGCGCTCTCCGATGAGAAGATCGTCGAGTATCTCGCCGACGAGCAGACGGCGACGGCAAGTCTTGCATCCGAAGAGGCCGCGCTCGACAGCGAAAAGATCAAGCTTGCGCAGACGACCATTACGGCCGTCGACGACGGCCTCATCACGTCGCGTTCCGCCGATCTCGGCGCCGTCGTCTCCGCCGGCACGGAACTGTTCCGCATGGTTCGCCAGCAGCGGATCGAATGGCAGGCCGAGGTTTCCGCCCGCTACCTCCCACGCATTTCGGAGGGCCTGAGCGTCCAGGTCAACGGGCCTGAAGGTCACGCCATCGAGGGCAAGGTGAGGCTGGTCGGGCCGTCGGTCAGCACCGATACCAGCCGGGCAATCGTCTATGTCACGCTGCCGGCCGACACCCGTCCACGCACGGGCCTTTACGTCACGGGCAACATCGAGCTGCAGACCTCCCCGGCGCTGACCGTCCCCGAGACCGCAATCGTGTTCCGGGACGGGATCAGTTACGTCTTCACCGCAGGGGAGGATCAACGGGTGCAAAGGATCCGGGTGGAAACCGGCCGCCGCAACAATGGCGAGGTGGAAATCGTCTCCGGCATAGACCGCGCGTCGAAGGTGGTGACCTCGGGAGGCGCATTCCTCTCGGACAATGACCTCGTGAAGATCGCGGAGAAAAACTGATGAACTTCTCGGCATGGTCGATCCGCAACCCCGTCCCGGCAATATTGCTGTTCGTGATGCTGACGGTTGGGGGACTCTTGGCCTTCAAGACCCTGGCGGTCCAGAACTTCCCCGATATGGACCTTCCCACGATCAGCGTCAGCGCGACGCTCGACGGCGCGGCGCCGGCACAGCTCGAAACCGAGGTCGCCCGCACCATCGAAGACAGTTTGGCTTCGCTCAACTATCTCGACCACATCACCACGACCATCACCGACGGCACCGTCTCGATCAAGGTTTCCTTCAAGCTGGAGAAAGACAGCGAAGCGGCGCTCAACGAAGTCCGCAACGCCGTCGACAGCGTCAAGGGCGATCTTCCGGCGCAGATGGAGACACCAAGCGTCACCAAGGTCACGGTTCAAAGCTCCGCGCTGGTCACCTATGCCGTCCGCTCGACTGCTCTCAACGAAACGGAGCTTTCCTGGTTTGTCGACAATGACCTGACCAAGGCGCTGCTCTCGGTGTCCGGCGTCGGAGAAGTCAACCGCATCGGCGGGATCGACCGCGAGGTTCACGTCGATCTCGATCCCGCGACAATGGCGTCGCTCGGGGTCACCGCCGCGACTGTATCGTCGCAGCTGAAGGCGGTGCAGGCGGATACGTCGGGCGGCCTCGGCGAAATCGGCGGCACCCGTCAAACGCTGCGCACGCTCGGCGCTCTGCCATCGGTCGAGGCATTGAAAGGACTGAGAATTCCCCTGGCCAACGGCCAGCAGGTTCGCCTCGACGAAGTCGCATCCGTCACCGACAGTTTCGCGGAGCGGTCCTCAATGGCCTATCTCGACGGCAAACCGGTGATCGCGGTCGAGATCAAGCGCTCGAATGGCTTTTCAGACAGCGGCGTCTCGACCGACATCGACAAGGCGATCAAACAGTTCGCCGCCAAACATTCCAATGTCCAGATCGATGAAGCCTACAGCACGATCGGGCCGATCATCGATAACTACGATGGTTCGATGCACATGCTGTACGAGGGGGCGATCCTGGCGATTATCGTCGTCTGGCTCTTCCTTCGTGACTGGCGCGCGACGATCCTCTCGGCCGTGGCGCTGCCCCTATCCGTGATCCCGACCTTCCTGGTCATGTACCTTTGCGGCTTCAGCCTGAATACCATCACACTGCTGGCACTGTCGCTCGTCGTCGGCATCCTCGTCGACGACGCCATCGTCGAGATCGAAAACATCGCTCGTCACCTGCAGATGGGCAAGCGGCCGATCGATGCCGCACTCGAAGCCGCCAACGAGATCGGGCTCGCGGTCATCGCAACCACCTTCACGCTGGTTGCGGTCTTCCTGCCGACGGCCTTTATGAGCGGTATTCCAGGACTTTTGTTCCGCCAGTTCGGGGTCACCGCCGCCGTCGCCGTCCTTGCCTCGCTCGTCGTCGCGCGCCTGCTGACGCCGATGATGGCCGCCTATTTCATGAAGGCTGTCCCTCCGACGGAGGAAAAGGACGGCCGCATCATGCGCATCTATCTGGCAGTCGTGAAGGCGGCCATGAATCGCCGGAAGACCACGGTGGCCGTAACTGCTGTCGTCGTCGCACTTTCGCTGTCCACGATCCCGCTGCTGAAGTCCGGCTTCCTGCCCGCTTCCGACGACGCGCGAACCCAGATCACGCTCACCATGCAGCCGGGCGCCACCATCGAGCAGACGGACACCGCGACCCGAAAAGCCGCCAATATCGTCGGCAAGCTGCAGGACGTCACCCGTGTCTTCTCCTCGGTCGGCTCCACATCTTCGGGCGGCGGCCCCGACGCCAGCACCACGAGCAGCGTCAATTCCGCCACGATCGTCGCTGTGCTGACGCCGATCGGCGAGCGTGACCGCAAGCAGTCGGAAATCGAAAACGACATCCGGCAGGCTCTTTCGGTTCTATCCGGCGTGCGTGTCGCAGTCGGCGACGGCGCCAACGGCACCAAGCTGGAGATTACCCTTGCCAGCGACGATGCCAACGCCCTCGACAGCGCAAGTACTGCGCTCGAGGAGCAGCTCCGCACGCTGAACGGCATCGGAGCGGTGACGTCCACCGCAGCAAGGCAGGCACCCGAGATCCAGATCACGCCCGATTTTGCGCGCGCAGCCGCATTGGGGGTAACGTCAAGCGCTATCGCCGAGGCCGCGCGCGTGGCCACGAACGGTGAATATTCCGCCAACCTGCCGAAGCTCAACCTGCCGCAGCGCCAGGTTCCGATCGTCGTCCGCTTCAGCCCGGAATCGCGCACCAGCCTGGACGATATCAAGAACATGCGAGTGGCGGGCACGAACGGCAATGTCGATCTCGGATCGATTGCCGATATTGGGATTGGCGGCAGCCCCTCCGAAATCGACCGCATTGACCGGATGCGCAATGTCACCGTGTCGGTCGAACTCAACGGCCGTATCCTCGGCGACGTCAACCGCGAGGCACAGGCGCTGCCGGCGCTCCAGCATCTGCCGTCCGGCGTCACGCTGGTCGAACAGGGCGAGCTTCAGCGCAGCTCGGAACTGTTCCAGAGCTTCGCCCTGGCCATGGCGATCGGCGTGTTCTGCATCTATGCGGTCCTCGTCCTGCTCTTCCACGACTTTCTGCAGCCGCTCACCTTGCTGATGGCCCTGCCGCTCTCGCTCGGCGGCGCGCTCGTGCCGCTGGTG
Proteins encoded:
- a CDS encoding response regulator, with translation MNKVLLIDDDAELTTLLQEYLVEEGYDVVTDTDGRAAIAAAAGNTVDIIVLDIMMPRMNGIEVLQRVRKLSQVPVLMLTARGDDVDRISGLNLGADDYVPKPCSPGELAARLRAILRRAGQRATEVSADTVRAGQLVIHSGSRSAEWRGATLELTGTEFSLLEVLARSAGQLVSKQDISKRAFGKPLTPFDRRIDVHISSVRQKLGLREDGQSWIQSVRGQGYQLLVD
- a CDS encoding efflux RND transporter periplasmic adaptor subunit translates to MRRTSRLLASAFVAMALFSPLRNAMAQQAAATALTVSLTAPAQRDWPETVPASGWLKPWQEAVIASETSGLRITDVLVDVGSVVTKGQTLVRLSQESVLADLRKQEAAVATAKASLSKAKANADRARQLQPSGALSDEKIVEYLADEQTATASLASEEAALDSEKIKLAQTTITAVDDGLITSRSADLGAVVSAGTELFRMVRQQRIEWQAEVSARYLPRISEGLSVQVNGPEGHAIEGKVRLVGPSVSTDTSRAIVYVTLPADTRPRTGLYVTGNIELQTSPALTVPETAIVFRDGISYVFTAGEDQRVQRIRVETGRRNNGEVEIVSGIDRASKVVTSGGAFLSDNDLVKIAEKN
- a CDS encoding efflux RND transporter permease subunit, which gives rise to MNFSAWSIRNPVPAILLFVMLTVGGLLAFKTLAVQNFPDMDLPTISVSATLDGAAPAQLETEVARTIEDSLASLNYLDHITTTITDGTVSIKVSFKLEKDSEAALNEVRNAVDSVKGDLPAQMETPSVTKVTVQSSALVTYAVRSTALNETELSWFVDNDLTKALLSVSGVGEVNRIGGIDREVHVDLDPATMASLGVTAATVSSQLKAVQADTSGGLGEIGGTRQTLRTLGALPSVEALKGLRIPLANGQQVRLDEVASVTDSFAERSSMAYLDGKPVIAVEIKRSNGFSDSGVSTDIDKAIKQFAAKHSNVQIDEAYSTIGPIIDNYDGSMHMLYEGAILAIIVVWLFLRDWRATILSAVALPLSVIPTFLVMYLCGFSLNTITLLALSLVVGILVDDAIVEIENIARHLQMGKRPIDAALEAANEIGLAVIATTFTLVAVFLPTAFMSGIPGLLFRQFGVTAAVAVLASLVVARLLTPMMAAYFMKAVPPTEEKDGRIMRIYLAVVKAAMNRRKTTVAVTAVVVALSLSTIPLLKSGFLPASDDARTQITLTMQPGATIEQTDTATRKAANIVGKLQDVTRVFSSVGSTSSGGGPDASTTSSVNSATIVAVLTPIGERDRKQSEIENDIRQALSVLSGVRVAVGDGANGTKLEITLASDDANALDSASTALEEQLRTLNGIGAVTSTAARQAPEIQITPDFARAAALGVTSSAIAEAARVATNGEYSANLPKLNLPQRQVPIVVRFSPESRTSLDDIKNMRVAGTNGNVDLGSIADIGIGGSPSEIDRIDRMRNVTVSVELNGRILGDVNREAQALPALQHLPSGVTLVEQGELQRSSELFQSFALAMAIGVFCIYAVLVLLFHDFLQPLTLLMALPLSLGGALVPLVLTGTSFSMAAVIGLLMLMGVVTKNSILLIEYAIMSRRQGMPRFDALVDACHKRARPIVMTTIAMACGMLPVALSLTGGDSSFRQPMAIVVIGGVMMSTLLSLIVIPVIFTFVDDLEGALIRFLRRVGLRQESADDEVRSVSNDREAIAFKPDQKHMHGRR